In a single window of the Vicinamibacteria bacterium genome:
- a CDS encoding ParB/RepB/Spo0J family partition protein, whose protein sequence is MPSTIKLRNDAHFVEELDSRRWATIGRMIPIEEIDPNPNQPRQQMGDLSELTASIREKGILEPLIVRGYQGHYQIISGERRYQAALQAGLTELPCVLRDVDDQETIELALVENIQRKDLTPFEEAEAFGMLVNQHGYTHEALASRIGKSRTSVTESLSLNSMPEDIKNLCRLADIASKSLLLQVVRQESPQKMAALVEKISAGALNRDQARRSARKPQRGRPRNFVFRYGERGTPFRLQMTFRRSEVERGEVIEALRNLLAELEAGDGPL, encoded by the coding sequence TTGCCCAGCACGATCAAGCTGCGAAACGATGCGCATTTCGTGGAGGAGCTCGACTCCCGTCGTTGGGCAACGATCGGAAGAATGATCCCGATCGAGGAAATCGATCCCAACCCCAATCAGCCGCGCCAGCAAATGGGGGATCTTTCGGAGCTGACGGCGTCGATTCGAGAGAAGGGGATTCTCGAGCCCCTGATCGTGCGCGGCTACCAGGGGCATTATCAGATCATCTCGGGAGAGCGACGCTACCAGGCGGCGCTTCAAGCAGGCCTTACGGAGTTGCCCTGCGTCCTCAGGGACGTCGACGACCAGGAAACGATCGAGCTCGCACTCGTTGAGAACATCCAGAGAAAAGACCTCACCCCATTCGAAGAGGCCGAGGCTTTTGGGATGCTCGTGAATCAGCATGGTTATACTCATGAGGCTCTCGCTTCCCGGATCGGAAAATCCCGAACGAGCGTCACCGAATCGCTGAGCCTGAACTCGATGCCCGAAGACATCAAGAATCTTTGTCGGCTCGCCGACATAGCCTCTAAGTCGTTGCTATTGCAGGTAGTTAGGCAAGAAAGCCCTCAAAAAATGGCGGCGCTCGTCGAGAAGATCTCTGCCGGCGCGCTCAACCGCGATCAAGCGCGTCGCAGCGCGCGCAAACCTCAACGAGGTCGGCCGAGGAACTTCGTGTTTCGATATGGCGAGCGTGGCACTCCCTTTCGCCTCCAGATGACGTTTCGAAGAAGCGAGGTCGAGCGAGGCGAAGTGATCGAGGCACTCAGGAATCTTCTGGCCGAGCTCGAAGCGGGCGACGGGCCTCTGTAA
- a CDS encoding helix-turn-helix transcriptional regulator: MRESKQIQLRHIANETRIGMAYLEDLEMERFDRFPGKFYFRSFSRAYARSLGLDPNEVSTDLSVAYEEWSGERTAPANGTAAHADEDGILHRLGGIIRRVQEV; this comes from the coding sequence ATGCGCGAGTCCAAACAAATTCAACTACGTCACATAGCCAACGAAACCCGGATTGGCATGGCCTACCTCGAAGATCTGGAGATGGAGCGATTCGATCGGTTCCCCGGCAAGTTCTATTTCAGGAGCTTCTCTAGAGCCTACGCCAGGTCTCTGGGGCTCGATCCCAACGAGGTCTCGACCGATTTGTCCGTGGCCTACGAGGAGTGGTCGGGCGAAAGGACCGCGCCGGCGAACGGCACGGCCGCGCACGCCGACGAGGACGGAATTCTGCACCGCCTCGGTGGGATCATCCGTCGGGTTCAAGAGGTCTAA